One part of the Kryptolebias marmoratus isolate JLee-2015 linkage group LG13, ASM164957v2, whole genome shotgun sequence genome encodes these proteins:
- the ltn1 gene encoding E3 ubiquitin-protein ligase listerin, with the protein MGGKNKQRTKGNVRPSSSGRAAEVLTREGGVIPGFVGFDTTVTSELSYVPAVHGAEEIDNLVDADFRLVLRKLSKRDVVTRLKAVQDFGSMCQERDAEEVKGVLPYWPRIYCKISVDHDRRIREATQLAFEQLVLKVRRSLAPFLKSLMGHWILSQCDTYTPAASAACKAFQAAFSPTKQPEALSFCKDEILNVLQDILLKETANTLSDPQSVTEEERESKYVRMLTSSLLGVKRLLSLLLQTDRGALEPGLAQLVNSGKFWKYSKHKTPQVRGAFFEMVCALCEFTPALVQAEATRLCPAVLLSIDDTDPVVLPPVWEAVLHVVSTIPDCWTHVNAKKGFLPKLWALLKEGGKGMAKALHPNLMPLLSKLPQQVTDPSLDFYTTFFTAFMQGLSSERAVTSPSESAIIVTSFVECLRYCILQNAEEEHSQEKIRTTLVSQQLLPLLEKAIRNPSLQNGPLFLLVTEMLVSWERRAGLHSEDEEDSKKEVFERLLADFWEDICHLCVGFVDNEEADPQALEGVAILLQVMRYPERVSKKHLQKKKSVRVCLSKPEEDEKTGVQGDGAEKLVQTASELVNEKAFGSLQTQHFEDAVCQLAQLCLVHVNEKNSEKHLIFLSLLLQSFHTSRVFGALVEFDEKIPEAGQWRDEKNPAVQFLLKGAVVWLAEVGRSNTEHLVEMVFSSLCCCNQEETTRILNHITTMGLQWGIILQIIQRACKDAETRASCADWLKGSILGEQLLGLTEELCKVGSSSRASTSSTSCHSWALISLVLSQNHNNESLIGEVYMEMILEKLHTTLTETKSLSDAGNMEPLISFICDVASSFFSSVQDCLLLLSAEELLLTVFQLTAQDQRHTHLSKSLLDKLKTVCVAGVQSLVQHCEYEVAEGGFLHSAAVWVVKQVLTVPLDIKSLQVLVMAVQSLVETIISAGNQASPILNHLFNLLTPSQTEWTRIREALPSQWIKTPLLANRHRGVCEKPSQDTWKFRELNRLPAHLCVCALLGRVAQTASRDQKETQCPSPLPNLTNTVSELLYALQWCKELKYSPTVVSAYHNLLAEWGLSDGHHNQVPMKPLLQILYSRSVMDGGLWSLTLENYINTNNLAITHGAALRGLYGSSDSLFPVSQSKLSTVQVLCPVMTKEDKETLVALATAGLINWQENDDVYGCLAVLLCCLNANTQVEDEVVQAILATLMEWRNSREDWFLFSCNLAEATSEQLNLNVEMMRFLTWLVTHRPSVLGGNQWDFLLCSMLAWLETASENVSSLWNPWVQLFVCENSALIVKLNQFFTSSSSGVLEKLPSELASEWRDFFVDGIYNLLLPLPVKITEAFIEPDDPVFPLSVLQSVGLALTHVPVQQLTQNSLPPRFIADQKTNLPEPLQTLLNTLCPLLLFKARPLQITVHHVLEKVMPQLPECDGDGDSKSDDDKDELCLSPPASLMAILSTCEELCDNILAGVQVGEFAVVQPLSVEYSCVLGYLLAWKLLLTFFKSSPSHLRAHYAQYLKRSCSLNKLLLHLFKLMPENPVYPGQESETKETKTFFTETLILTVDENDSVKWELPHLACSVYYSTVQDLPAMVRLWWNSQEKRVSSAVEKFTSKYVSPVLSAQEISSVYSSTQMFDSMTVKARSAAREVIATYSVDDIYIELVIQLPQNYPLSSIAVESGRRVGVAVQQWRNWMLQLSTYLTHQNGSIMEGLALWKNNVDKRFEGIEDCMICFSVIHGSNYSLPKKACRTCKKKFHSACLYKWFTSSNKSTCPLCRETFF; encoded by the exons ATGGGCGGTAAGAACAAACAGCGAACAAAAGGAAATGTTCGG CCGTCCAGCAGCGGCCGAGCTGCAGAGGTTCTGACCCGGGAAGGTGGTGTCATCCCGGGCTTCGTGGGCTTCGACACTACCGTCACTTCGGAGCTGAGCTACGTCCCGGCTGTCCACGGAGCGGAGGAAATAGACAACCTGGTGGATGCTGATTTCCGCTTGGTGCTCAGGAAACTCTCCAAGAGGGATGTTGTCACCAGACTGAAG gctgtGCAGGATTTTGGGTCCATGTGTCAGGAACGGGATGCTGAAGAGGTGAAAGGAGTCCTACCGTACTGGCCAAGAATCTACTGCAAAATATCAGTG GATCACGATCGCCGAATCAGGGAGGCCACCCAGCTGGCCTTTGAGCAGCTGGTGCTAAAAGTGCGTCGCAGCTTGGCGCCCTTTCTGAAGAGTCTGATGGGCCACTGGATTCTGTCCCAATGCGACACTTACACACCTGCAGCCTCTGCTGCGTGCAAGGCCTTCCAAGCTGCCTTCTCACCCACCAAACAGCCCGAGGCTCTCAGCTTCTGCAAGGATGAGATCCTTAAT GTACttcaagatattttgttaaaagaaactGCAAACACACTTAGTGACCCACA AAGTGTGACCGAGGAAGAGAGAGAATCCAAATACGTGCGCATGCTGACCAGTTCCCTGTTGGGGGTGAAGAGACTGCTTTCACTGCTGCTTCAGACCGACAGGGGAGCCTTGGAGCCAGGACTGGCACAGCTGGTCAACTCTGGGAAGTTCTGGAAGTACAGCAAACACAAGACACCGCAG GTGAGAGGGGCCTTTTTTGAGATGGTGTGTGCTCTGTGCGAGTTCACTCCTGCTCTGGTCCAAGCTGAAGCGACACGACTCTGCCCTGCTGTTCTCCTCAGCATCGACGACACAGACCCTGTTGTGCTGCCTCCCGTGTGGGAAGCTGTTCTTCACGTTGTGTCTACAATCCCC gactGCTGGACACATGTAAATGCCAAAAAAGGCTTCCTACCTAAACTTTGGGCTTTATTAAAAGAGGGGGGTAAAGGCATGGCTAAAGCGCTGCACCCAAATCTAATGCCTCTTCTTAGCAAACTGCCCCAACAAGTCACTGATCCCAGCCTGGACTTTTACACCACTTTCTTCACTGCGTTCATGCAGGG TCTGTCTAGTGAGCGTGCCGTGACAAGCCCATCAGAAAGTGCCATAATAGTGACATCTTTTGTCGAGTGCTTGAGGTACTGCATACTGCAAAATGCAGAAGAAGAACATTCCCAGGAGAAAATCAGGACAACGCTTGTTTCACAGCAG cttctgcCTTTATTAGAAAAGGCTATCAGAAATCCTTCCCTTCAGAATGGCCCTCTTTTCCTTTTGGTCACTGAGATGCTCGTTTCCTGGGAGAGAAGGGCAGGTTTACACAGTGAAGATGAGGAAGACTCCAAGAAGGAAGTCTTTGAACGGCTTCTGGCTGACTTCTGGGAGGACATTTGTCATTTGTGTGTGGGTTTTGTTGACAACGAGGAAGCAGATCCACAGGCTTTGGAGGGTGTAGCCATTTTGCTTCAG GTGATGCGTTATCCTGAGAGAGTAAGCAAAAAACACCTTCAGAAGAAGAAATCTGTCAGGGTGTGTTTGTCTAAGCCAGAAGAGGATGAAAAAACTGGTGTTCAGGGGGATGGTGCAGAAAAGCTTGTGCAGACGGCGTCGGAGCTTGTGAATGAAAAAGCATTCGGGTCCCTACAGACGCAGCATTTTGAAGACGCCGTGTGCCAGCTGGCACAGCTGTGCCTGGTGCATGTGAATGAGAAAAACTCAGAGAAACATCTTATTTTCCTCTCACTTCTCCTGCAGTCCTTCCACACATCAAGGGTGTTCGGT GCCTTAGTTGAATTTGATGAAAAAATACCAGAAGCTGGTCAATGGAGGGATGAGAAGAATCCTGCAGTTCAGTTCCTGCTGAAGGGAGCAGTTGTGTGGCTGGCTGAGGTGGGGCGCAGCAACACTGAGCACCTGGTGGAGATGGTTTTTAgttcactctgctgctgcaaCCAGGAGGAGACCACTCGTATCCTCAACCACATCACCACG ATGGGTTTGCAGTGGGGAATTATCCTGCAAATTATCCAAAGG GCCTGTAAAGATGCTGAGACTCGTGCGAGCTGCGCTGATTGGCTGAAAGGTTCAATTCTGGGTGAGCAGCTCTTGGGACTGACTGAGGAGCTCTGCAAGGTGGGGAGCAGCTCTCGTGCTTCCACGTCGTCTACAAGCTGCCACAGTTGGGCGCTTATCAGCCTCGTCCTCTCTCAGAACCACAACAatg AGTCTTTGATTGGGGAGGTATACATGGAGATGATCTTAGAAAAGCTTCACACCACTCTAACGGAGACCAAGAGTTTGTCCGACGCAGGCAACATGGAACCCCTCATCTCCTTCATATGCGACGTGGCttcttccttcttctcctctgtaCAAGACTGTCTTCTGCTGCTCTCAGCCGAGGAGCTGTTGCTCACCGTTTTCCAGCTCACTGCCCAAGATCAAAGACACACTCACCTGTCCA AATCCCTGTTAGATAAGCTGAAGACAGTGTGTGTTGCTGGAGTCCAGTCACTGGTGCAACACTGTGAATATGAGGTGGCAGAAGGTGGTTTCCTGCACAGTGCAGCTGTTTGGGTGGTGAAGCAAGTACTAACAGTCCCTCTGGATATCAAAAG tttgcagGTTTTGGTTATGGCTGTACAAAGCTTAGTGGAAACGATCATCTCTGCAGGAAATCAGGCTTCCCCCATCCTGAACCACTTATTTAATCTTCTGACACCCAGCCAGACAGAATGGACAAGAATCAGAGAGGCCCTGCCTTCTCAG tggatCAAAACTCCCTTACTGGCCAATCGTCACAGGGGAGTTTGTGAAAAACCTTCTCAGGACACTTGGAAGTTTAGGGAGTTAAACAGGCTGCCTGCCCACCTTTGTGTCTGCGCCTTATTGGGAAGGGTGGCCCAGACCGCTTCACGTGATCAGAAGGAGACACAGTGTCCTTCACCTCTGCCAAACCTTACAAACACAG TTTCAGAACTGCTGTATGCTCTGCAGTGGTGTAAGGAGCTTAAATACAGCCCCACGGTGGTATCTGCGTATCACAACCTGCTGGCTGAATGGGGGCTGTCAGATGGACACCATAACCAGGTTCCAATGAAACCTCTCCTACAGATCCTCTACTCAAG GTCCGTAATGGATGGAGGTCTGTGGTCTCTGACTCTAGAGAACTACATCAACACAAACAACTTGGCAATCACTCATGGTGCAGCTCTGAGGGGACTTTATGGTAGTTCAGACAG TCTGTTCCCAGTGTCTCAAAGCAAACTGAGCACGGTCCAGGTGCTCTGCCCAGTCAtgacaaaagaagacaaagaaactCTCGTCGCTTTGGCCACCGCTGGATTAATCAACTGGCAAGAGAACGATG ATGTATATGGGTGTCTGGCAGTGCTGCTGTGCTGTCTGAATGCCAACACACAAGTAGAGGATGAGGTCGTGCAGGCTATCCTGGCCACGTTGATGGAATGGAGGAACAGCAGGGAGGACTGGTTCCTCTTTAGCTG TAACCTGGCTGAGGCTACATCTGAACAGCTGAACCTTAATGTGGAGATGATGCGATTCTTGACTTGGCTGGTGACTCATCGTCCATCAGTTCTTGGAGGAAACCAGTGGGACTTCTTGCTTTGCTCCATGTTGGCCTGGTTGGAG ACTGCCAGTGAGAACGTGAGCAGTTTGTGGAACCCCTGggtgcagctgtttgtgtgcgaGAACTCTGCGTTGATTGTAAAACTGAACCAATTCTTCACGTCGTCTTCTTCTGGCGTGCTGGAGAAGCTGCCATCAGAACTGGCCAGTGAATGGAGAGATTTCTTCGTAGACGGAATCTACAACCTGCTGTTACCTCTGCCTGTTAAAATCACTG AGGCCTTCATTGAACCAGACGACCCCGTGTTCCCCCTGTCTGTGCTGCAGTCGGTCGGTTTGGCTCTGACACATGTACCAGTGCAGCAGCTGACCCAAAACTCCTTGCCGCCACGGTTCATAGCGGACCAAAAGACGAACCTGCCAGAGCCTCTGCAGACGCTCCTCAACACTCTGTGccctctgctgctgttcaaGGCCAGGCCTCTGCAGATAACTGTGCACCACGTGTTGGAAAA GGTCATGCCTCAGCTGCCTGAGTGTGATGGAGACGGGGACAGCAAGTCTGATGATGACAAAGACGAGCTGTGTCT TTCCCCTCCAGCTTCGCTCATGGCCATCCTGTCGACCTGCGAGGAGCTGTGCGATAACATCCTGGCTGGAGTCCAAGTGGGAGAGTTCGCAGTGGTCCAGCCCCTCAGTGTGGAGTACTCTTGCGTCCTGGGCTACTTGCTGGCGTGGAAGCTGCTTCTCACATTTTTCAAATCTTCCCCCTCCCAC CTGCGTGCCCATTATGCTCAGTATCTGAAGAGAAGCTGCTCTCTTAACAAGCTGCTCCTCCATCTCTTCAAACTGATGCCCGAGAACCCGGTTTATCCAGGACAGGAGTCGGAGACGAAAGAGACCAAAACCTTCTTTACAGAAACCCTGATTCTGACAGTTGACG AGAACGACAGCGTTAAGTGGGAGCTCCCTCACCTGGCGTGCAGCGTGTACTACAGCACCGTGCAAGACCTGCCTGCCATGGTGCGGCTGTGGTGGAACAGCCAGGAGAAGAGGGTGAGCTCAGCCGTGGAGAAGTTCACCAGTAAATACGTCAGTCCTGTTCTCTCAGCCCAGGAGATCTCGTCCGTCTACAGCAGCACTCAGATGTTTGACAGCATGACC GTGAAGGCTCGCTCAGCAGCACGAGAGGTGATCGCTACCTACTCTGTGGATGACATCTACATCGAGTTGGTGATTCAGCTGCCACAGAACTACCCTCTGAGCTCTATCGCTGTGGAGAGTGGGCGGCGTGTGGGCGTCGCCGTGCAGCAGTGGAGGAACTGGATGCTGCAGCTGAGCACCTACCTCACACATCAG AATGGCAGTATAATGGAGGGCTTGGCTCTGTGGAAGAATAATGTCGACAAGCGATTCGAGGGAATAGAGGACTGCATGATCTGCTTCTCTGTTATTCACGGCTCCAACTACTCTCTGCCAAAAAAGGCTTGCCGCACCTGCAAGAAGAAGTTCCACTCGGCATGTTTG TACAAATGGTTCACTTCCAGCAACAAGTCCACCTGTCCGCTCTGCAGAGAAACGTTCTTTTAA
- the tmem135 gene encoding transmembrane protein 135 → MAALSKIPHSCYEVGHTWTPSCVQAAVDVTSGALEVSFKIYALLYLIAAILRRRKKDYYLKRLLPEILRSTSFLTANGGLYIVFFCILRKLFGGFFSWSSGFGAALPASYLAILLERKSRRGLLTIYMANLASETLFRMAVTRGLVKPIKHGEVLLFSFTASIFMFLFRSKDGLKGFGFSALKFIIGKEEIPTHSSVAETVGTSPPERTAAIEGEHFQASAERSDLRRKTLIAYTQELLKSLCKQGPRHRCCKHYQDNCFSYCIKGFVRMFSIGYLIQCCLKVPSAFRQMFSKPSCLPSVFYNKENFQLGAFLGSFVSIYKGTSCLLRWVRNIDDELHALIAGFLAGISMFFYKSTTITMYLFSKLVETMYFKGIEAGRFPYFPHADTVIYAISTAICFQAAVMEMQNLRPSYWKFLLRLTKGRFALMNRELLDVFGTQASRNFKGFAPKLDPQHATVLPPGGDIQLG, encoded by the exons ATGGCTGCCCTCAGTAAGATACCGCACAGCTGCTACGAGGTCGGACATACCTGGACCCCATCGTGTGTACAGGCTGCTGTAGACGTCACCAGCGGGGCTCTGGAGGTCTCCTTCAAAATATACGCCCTTCTTTACCtg ATAGCAGCGATTCTacggaggaggaagaaggatTACTATTTAAAGCGGCTTCTCCCAGAGATCCTGAGGTCTACGTCTTTCCTAACTGCCAATGGAGGCCTCTacattgttttcttctgcattCTCAG gaAACTGTTCGGAGGGTTCTTCTCCTGGTCCTCCGGGTTTGGTGCGGCACTGCCCGCCTCCTACCTTGCCATCCTCCTGGAGCGCAAGAGCag gAGAGGGCTGCTGACAATATACATGGCCAATCTT GCCAGTGAGACTCTGTTCCGCATGGCAGTGACACGAGGTCTTGTCAAACCCATCAAACATGGCGAG GTACTTTTGTTCTCCTTCACCGCATCAATCTTCATGTTCCTCTTCAG gaGTAAAGATGGTCTCaaaggttttgggttttctgcATTAAA ATTCATCATTGGGAAAGAAGAGATTCCGACTCATTCTAGCGTGGCAGAAACTGTCGGCACGAGTCCCCCCGAGAGGACAGCTGCCATAGAGGGCGAGCATTTCCAGGCATCGGCAGAGCGGTCCGACCTCAGGAGGAAAACTCTGATAGCCTACacccaggagctgctgaagtcACT aTGCAAACAGGGCCCAAGACACAGATGTTGTAAACATTACCAGGACAACTGCTTTTCCTACtgtattaaa GGTTTTGTCAGGATGTTCAGTATTGGCTATCTTATCCAGTGTTGTCTTAAAGTGCCCTCGGCGTTCAGGCAGATGTTCTCCAAACCATCATGCCTGCCCTCTGTCTTCTACAACAAAGAGAACTTCCAACTGGGAGCCTTTCTTGGCTCTTTTGTCAGTATTTATAAG GGAACAAGCTGCTTGTTGCGCTGGGTGCGTAACATCGATGATGAGCTCCATGCACTGATTGCTG GCTTCCTGGCTGGTATCTCAATGTTCTTCTACAAAAGCACTACTATAACCATGTATCTCTTCTCTAAGCTGGTGGAG ACCATGTACTTTAAAGGGATTGAGGCTGGCCGCTTCCCTTACTTCCCTCATGCAGACACGGTTATTTATGCCATCTCCACGGCTATCTGTTTCCAAGCT GCAGTGATGGAAATGCAGAACCTCAGGCCTTCGTACTGGAAGTTCCTGCTGCGTTTAACTAAGGGCAG GTTTGCTCTGATGAACCGAGAGCTGCTCGATGTGTTTGGGACTCAGGCATCCAGGAACTTTAAAGGCTTCGCGCCCAAACTGGACCCTCAGCACGCCACGGTGCTTCCACCTGGAGGCGACATCCAGCTTGGGTGA